The Ranitomeya imitator isolate aRanImi1 chromosome 3, aRanImi1.pri, whole genome shotgun sequence genome has a window encoding:
- the NR0B1 gene encoding nuclear receptor subfamily 0 group B member 1: MACSDKCHCSVDNRRHSSILYNILKHEEHKELHKGRKEEHTGGYGQGCSCGAQKKVTLKCPQVTCKAASAVLVKTLRFVKSLPCFQELPLADQLLLVRSCWAPLLVLGLAQDKVDFETVETSEPSMLQRILTNRQGAERKPHQEQQDSLPLGNSLQQQHKVMPLPTATEIRWIKEFLEKCWSLGISNKEYAYLKGIVLFNPDLPGLHCARYIQGLQQEAHQALNEHVKMIQRWDHSRFTKLIIVLSLLRSINANAIAELFFRPIIGSVNMDDMLLEMLGAKI, encoded by the exons ATGGCTTGTTCAGATAAGTGTCACTGTTCTGTAGACAACAGGAGGCACAGCAGTATCTTATACAATATCCTGAAGCATGAAGAGCACAAAGAACTGCACAAAGGCAGGAAGGAAGAGCACACAGGGGGCTATGGACAAGGCTGCTCCTGTGGAGCTCAGAAGAAGGTCACTCTGAAATGCCCCCAGGTTACCTGCAAGGCTGCCTCAGCAGTGCTAGTGAAGACACTGAGGTTTGTGAAGAGCCTGCCCTGCTTCCAGGAGCTACCCCTAGCTGACCAGCTACTGTTGGTGAGGAGCTGCTGGGCTCCTCTGCTGGTGCTGGGACTTGCACAGGACAAGGTAGACTTTGAAACTGTTGAAACATCTGAGCCCAGCATGTTACAAAGGATTTTGACTAACAGACAAGGAGCAGAGAGGAAACCGCACCAGGAACAGCAAGATTCATTACCACTTGGAAATAGTCTCCAGCAGCAGCATAAAGTGATGCCACTGCCCACCGCCACCGAGATCAGGTGGATCAAGGAGTTCTTGGAGAAGTGCTGGAGCCTGGGGATTAGCAACAAAGAGTACGCCTATCTAAAAGGGATTGTACTGTTTAATCCAG ATTTGCCGGGACTACACTGTGCTCGGTATATCCAAGGATTACAACAGGAAGCCCACCAAGCCTTAAATGAGCATGTGAAGATGATCCAGAGATGGGATCACTCCAGATTCACCAAGTTAATTATTGTTTTGTCCTTGCTGAGATCCATCAATGCCAACGCCATTGCTGAACTGTTCTTCAGACCCATCATTGGCTCGGTGAATATGGACGACATGTTATTGGAAATGTTGGGTGCAAAAATATAA